From a region of the Pectobacterium aquaticum genome:
- a CDS encoding ArsR/SmtB family transcription factor encodes MNKRVTTTADVLRALGNEQRLIILEWLADPRAHFPEQQDGDLVNDGVCVGFITEKIGLSQPTVTGHLQYLSKAGIVTSKRIKNWVFYKLVPERLDEATSVLSELAKVASRQHKPSE; translated from the coding sequence ATGAACAAGCGTGTGACGACAACTGCCGATGTGCTGCGAGCGCTCGGCAATGAGCAACGGCTCATCATTCTGGAATGGCTGGCCGATCCCCGCGCGCACTTCCCGGAACAGCAGGACGGGGATCTGGTTAACGATGGGGTCTGTGTCGGTTTTATCACCGAGAAGATCGGCCTGAGCCAGCCGACCGTCACCGGCCATCTTCAATATCTTTCGAAAGCTGGGATTGTCACATCGAAACGCATCAAAAACTGGGTGTTCTACAAGCTCGTCCCTGAGCGCTTAGACGAGGCAACCTCGGTATTGTCTGAGCTTGCAAAGGTTGCCTCGCGTCAACATAAACCGTCAGAATAG
- a CDS encoding threonine ammonia-lyase — MTSKHQRATDSVTLKDIYAASQQIKATIRRTPLDHSQELSALVGAEIRLKMENLQQTGSFKLRGAANVLANLDAEQRRVGVIAPTAGNHGLGLAYAGQVAGIPVTIFLPRAADPMKVAAMKGCGARITFFDDIEEARQAAIAAAQQSGAAFVSAYDNPHMIAGGGTVGLEIMEDWMDAEIILVNIGGGGLISGIATAAKAINPAIEVWGIQSEASPTFTRWKEAGETIPVDLASSIAEGLSGYIEPSAMTWPLVRDRVDRVLTVSEDEIKAAMLSMLDLHRHVVEPSGVPAVAGAIRYAKEIGGSKTVCVITGRNISSQRYLTLLNEATADVNR; from the coding sequence ATGACAAGCAAACACCAAAGGGCAACCGACTCTGTAACGCTGAAGGACATTTACGCCGCGTCTCAGCAGATCAAAGCAACAATACGCAGAACACCGCTAGACCACTCGCAGGAATTATCCGCTCTTGTTGGTGCAGAAATTCGACTCAAAATGGAAAACCTTCAGCAGACCGGTAGCTTCAAACTACGGGGGGCAGCAAACGTTCTTGCCAACCTGGATGCAGAACAGCGACGCGTTGGCGTCATCGCCCCAACGGCAGGAAACCACGGGTTAGGACTCGCCTATGCTGGGCAGGTCGCAGGCATCCCCGTAACCATCTTTTTGCCACGCGCGGCAGATCCCATGAAGGTCGCAGCCATGAAAGGCTGTGGCGCACGCATTACGTTCTTTGATGACATAGAAGAAGCGAGGCAAGCAGCTATCGCAGCGGCGCAGCAGTCAGGTGCTGCCTTCGTTTCTGCCTACGACAACCCACATATGATTGCAGGCGGTGGCACTGTCGGTCTTGAAATCATGGAAGACTGGATGGATGCAGAGATCATCCTGGTGAACATCGGCGGTGGCGGGCTCATCTCAGGAATTGCGACAGCGGCCAAAGCAATCAATCCCGCGATCGAAGTATGGGGCATACAAAGTGAAGCGAGCCCAACGTTCACCCGCTGGAAAGAAGCGGGTGAAACGATTCCCGTCGATCTGGCCTCCTCCATCGCCGAGGGCTTGAGTGGCTATATAGAGCCCAGCGCGATGACCTGGCCGCTGGTTCGCGATCGCGTCGATCGTGTGCTCACCGTCTCTGAAGACGAAATCAAAGCTGCGATGCTGTCAATGCTCGATCTGCATCGCCATGTCGTCGAGCCTTCAGGGGTGCCCGCTGTCGCGGGAGCCATTCGCTACGCGAAAGAAATTGGCGGAAGCAAAACCGTCTGCGTCATCACCGGCAGGAACATCTCAAGCCAACGCTATCTCACGCTGCTTAATGAGGCGACAGCCGACGTAAACCGGTAG
- a CDS encoding winged helix-turn-helix transcriptional regulator, whose amino-acid sequence MQPGHITMTNDTLNDDAVSQKTSPAENPNDSAFDHPCPIRDVLDRIGDRWSLLILEALAQQTLRFNELHRHIDDISRQMLSRTLKRLEADGFIHRTIYAEVPPRVEYTLTPLGHSFLQPMQLLIQWADKNHAEICRSRRQARQNNA is encoded by the coding sequence ATGCAACCAGGTCACATAACAATGACTAATGACACCCTCAACGATGACGCGGTTAGCCAAAAAACATCGCCAGCGGAAAACCCCAACGATTCCGCGTTTGATCATCCTTGCCCGATCCGTGATGTGCTGGATCGCATCGGCGATCGGTGGAGTTTGTTAATACTAGAAGCGCTGGCGCAACAGACGCTGCGTTTTAATGAATTACATCGCCATATCGACGATATTTCGCGTCAGATGCTGTCACGCACGCTAAAACGACTCGAAGCTGATGGGTTCATACATCGGACGATCTATGCGGAAGTTCCCCCGCGCGTGGAATACACGCTGACACCATTAGGGCACTCCTTTTTGCAACCCATGCAGTTGTTGATTCAGTGGGCTGATAAGAACCATGCCGAAATTTGCCGCTCTCGCCGTCAGGCCAGACAAAACAATGCTTGA
- a CDS encoding NAD(P)-dependent oxidoreductase, which yields MSHIALIGASGDAGSRILKELSDRGHTVTAIARSPEKIASLPNVTAKQGDALDKDALVALFKGYDVVVSAVKFGSSDPATLIAAVKAAGVKRYLVVGGAGSLEVAPGQRLIDQPNFPDAYRPEASRGAAFLDLLKQEKDLDWSFLSPSAEFVPGQRTGTFRLGKDTLLSNDKGSSISFEDYAIALVDEIENPAHSRQRFTVGY from the coding sequence ATGTCACATATCGCTCTCATTGGCGCCTCAGGCGATGCCGGTTCGCGCATTCTTAAAGAATTATCGGACCGTGGGCATACGGTGACCGCCATCGCACGCTCGCCAGAAAAAATTGCTTCACTGCCGAACGTTACCGCTAAGCAGGGTGACGCGCTGGACAAAGATGCGCTGGTCGCATTATTCAAAGGATATGACGTCGTGGTCAGCGCCGTTAAATTTGGTTCGTCCGATCCGGCTACCCTGATTGCAGCCGTTAAAGCCGCAGGCGTGAAACGCTATCTGGTCGTCGGCGGCGCGGGGAGCCTTGAAGTTGCACCCGGCCAGCGCCTGATCGATCAACCAAACTTCCCTGATGCTTATCGTCCTGAGGCCTCTCGCGGCGCAGCCTTTCTCGACTTGTTAAAACAGGAGAAAGATCTTGATTGGTCATTCCTCTCACCGTCCGCCGAATTTGTTCCGGGCCAACGCACAGGCACCTTCCGCCTCGGCAAAGACACGCTGCTGAGTAACGATAAAGGCAGTAGCATTTCCTTCGAAGACTATGCCATTGCGCTGGTTGATGAAATTGAAAATCCGGCACACTCTCGTCAGCGCTTTACCGTCGGCTATTAA
- a CDS encoding IS110 family transposase translates to MSLPNLLHIGIDVSKASLDVAIGSALPPFSARNDLDGFDAILAELAKHPVSLILMEATGGLEAPLACSLQAAGFEVVVINPRQARDFARAMGYLAKTDTIDAKALAMMAEVIDRHPERERFIQPLPDPQRQALAALVTRRRQLVTMLVAERNRLTQAHPQARKSIKTIIDALKHELARIDHDMNRHVQIHFSALSGLLNSVKGVGTTTTATLLAEIPELGKLSRREISALAGVAPLNRDSGKMRGKRTIFGGRAHVRSVLYMATLVATRFNPVIHAFYTRLVTAGKPKKVALVACMRKLLTILNAMLKTGKEWDASFHLITS, encoded by the coding sequence ATGAGTCTGCCAAATTTACTTCACATCGGCATTGATGTTTCCAAAGCCTCCCTCGATGTCGCTATCGGTTCCGCATTGCCGCCCTTTTCCGCCAGGAATGACCTCGATGGCTTTGACGCTATTCTGGCTGAACTGGCAAAACATCCTGTTTCCCTTATCCTCATGGAGGCTACTGGTGGCCTCGAAGCCCCACTCGCTTGTTCGTTACAAGCCGCTGGGTTTGAGGTCGTGGTTATCAACCCACGTCAGGCCAGAGACTTCGCGCGGGCCATGGGATACCTCGCCAAAACCGACACGATTGATGCCAAAGCCTTGGCTATGATGGCCGAGGTCATCGACCGTCATCCTGAGCGCGAACGTTTTATTCAACCGCTGCCAGACCCTCAACGTCAGGCTCTGGCGGCTCTCGTCACTCGCCGACGCCAACTCGTGACCATGCTTGTCGCTGAACGTAACCGCCTTACTCAGGCTCATCCTCAGGCTCGTAAGAGCATAAAAACGATTATTGATGCGCTGAAACACGAGCTGGCTCGCATAGACCACGACATGAACAGGCATGTTCAGATTCACTTCAGCGCCTTGTCCGGTTTACTCAATAGCGTCAAAGGCGTCGGAACCACGACCACCGCTACGTTGCTGGCAGAGATACCCGAACTGGGAAAACTCTCGCGCCGCGAGATTAGTGCGCTGGCAGGCGTCGCGCCCCTCAATCGGGACTCTGGCAAAATGCGGGGCAAGCGGACAATATTTGGTGGTAGGGCCCACGTCCGTAGCGTGTTGTATATGGCAACGTTGGTCGCGACTCGGTTTAATCCGGTGATTCACGCGTTTTATACGCGTCTCGTGACGGCGGGCAAACCGAAAAAAGTCGCGCTGGTTGCCTGCATGCGCAAACTTCTGACTATTCTGAACGCTATGCTCAAAACGGGTAAGGAATGGGATGCGTCTTTTCACCTGATTACCTCATGA
- the yghU gene encoding glutathione-dependent disulfide-bond oxidoreductase codes for MATSPTYVPPKVWQPASSGGAFANINRPIAGPTHEKALPVGKHPLQLYSLATPNGVKVTIMLEELLALGHSGAEYDAWLIKIGDGDQFSSGFVDVNPNSKIPALLDQSGEKPIRVFESGSILVYLAEKFGALLPNDLATRTETLNWLFWQMGSAPYVGGGFGHFYAYAPEKFEYPINRFTMETKRQLDVLNRQLAENHYLAGDNYTIADIAVWPWYGGLVQNTLYSAGEFLSVHDYTHVKRWADEIAARPAVIRGRKVNRTWGEESEQVAERHQAADLD; via the coding sequence ATGGCTACCTCCCCAACGTATGTGCCGCCAAAAGTCTGGCAGCCGGCCTCTTCCGGCGGTGCTTTTGCCAATATTAACCGTCCGATAGCTGGCCCAACGCACGAAAAAGCGCTGCCCGTTGGCAAACATCCGCTTCAGCTTTACTCGCTGGCAACGCCAAATGGCGTGAAAGTGACAATCATGCTGGAAGAGCTGCTGGCGCTGGGCCATTCAGGTGCCGAGTACGATGCCTGGCTGATTAAGATAGGCGATGGCGATCAGTTCTCCAGCGGGTTTGTCGATGTCAATCCGAACTCCAAAATCCCGGCGCTGCTTGACCAAAGCGGCGAAAAACCGATTCGCGTGTTTGAGTCCGGCTCCATTCTGGTGTACCTGGCAGAGAAATTTGGTGCGCTGCTGCCGAATGACCTCGCCACGCGCACCGAAACCCTGAACTGGCTCTTCTGGCAGATGGGTTCCGCCCCTTACGTTGGCGGTGGATTCGGCCATTTCTACGCCTACGCGCCGGAAAAATTTGAATACCCGATCAACCGTTTCACGATGGAAACCAAGCGTCAGTTGGATGTGCTCAACCGTCAACTGGCGGAGAACCACTATCTGGCCGGCGACAACTATACGATTGCCGATATTGCAGTTTGGCCGTGGTACGGTGGGTTGGTACAAAACACACTTTATTCCGCCGGAGAGTTCCTGTCCGTACACGACTATACGCATGTAAAACGCTGGGCCGACGAGATTGCTGCCCGCCCGGCGGTAATCCGTGGTCGCAAGGTCAACCGTACCTGGGGCGAAGAATCTGAGCAGGTCGCCGAGCGCCATCAGGCAGCCGATCTGGATTAA
- a CDS encoding chemotaxis protein: MDNFQKEIDERTNLTSANKFELLLFQLGKSPEGGKSELFGINVFKLREIVPMPTLTKAAGMKSPMLGMVNIRGQIIPVIDLPAVVGSSSETGLNILLITEYARSTQAFAVESVDDIVRLEWSQVLTAEAGVSGSYITSIARLDNDKDSNRLALVLDVEQILFDIIPGERETKLKSTEDKIYPYTPGAIAIVAEDSKVARSLLEQGLTQMGIPFSMHVTGQDAWNKIRQIAQEAQSEGRPISDKISLVLTDLEMPEMDGFTLTRNIKREEYLKNIPVVIHSSLSGSANEDHVRNVGADAYVAKFEINELSTAIQTVLNKVKVRR, translated from the coding sequence ATGGATAATTTTCAAAAAGAAATTGATGAGAGAACAAACCTCACCTCTGCTAATAAATTTGAACTCTTGTTATTCCAGCTGGGCAAATCACCTGAAGGTGGCAAATCCGAGCTGTTTGGCATCAACGTGTTTAAACTGCGTGAGATAGTGCCAATGCCTACGCTGACCAAAGCGGCTGGCATGAAATCGCCAATGCTGGGTATGGTCAACATTCGTGGACAAATCATTCCCGTTATCGATCTTCCAGCTGTGGTTGGCAGTTCATCAGAAACCGGTCTGAATATTCTCCTTATCACGGAGTATGCACGTAGTACGCAGGCATTCGCCGTGGAGTCAGTCGACGATATCGTTCGTCTGGAGTGGAGTCAGGTTTTGACCGCTGAAGCGGGCGTGAGCGGTTCCTATATCACCAGTATCGCGCGTCTTGATAACGACAAAGACAGCAACCGTCTGGCACTGGTGCTGGATGTTGAACAGATTCTGTTTGATATCATTCCTGGCGAGCGCGAAACCAAGCTCAAGAGCACAGAAGATAAAATTTACCCTTATACGCCAGGTGCGATTGCGATTGTGGCGGAAGATTCCAAAGTTGCTCGTTCGTTGCTTGAGCAGGGGCTAACCCAGATGGGTATTCCGTTTAGTATGCACGTCACCGGACAGGATGCTTGGAACAAGATTCGACAAATTGCGCAAGAAGCACAGTCAGAAGGCCGACCTATCTCGGATAAGATTTCGCTTGTACTGACCGATTTGGAAATGCCGGAAATGGATGGCTTTACGCTGACAAGAAACATCAAGCGTGAAGAATATCTGAAGAATATTCCTGTCGTGATCCACTCTTCGCTGTCCGGTAGCGCGAACGAAGATCACGTACGCAATGTTGGCGCAGATGCTTACGTCGCGAAATTCGAGATCAATGAGCTGTCGACGGCGATTCAGACGGTGCTGAATAAAGTGAAAGTACGCCGCTAA
- a CDS encoding LuxR family transcriptional regulator, whose translation MSVFCSDNEIINNTIKSYLGRKLKQYGDLKYAYMIMNKKNPSQVVIISNYPQEWVNTYKENNYQHIDPVILTAINKVSPFSWEDNIVINSKLKFSKIFNLSKEYDIVNGYTFVLHDNNNNLAALSIMFEEHAPTDMENTVEENKDKLQMLLIAVHEKITTLYKEMAQSPQSKKQGDKEIFSQRENEILYWASMGKTYPEIALILDIKISTVKFHIGNVVKKLGVLNAKHAIRLGVELQLIKPEPL comes from the coding sequence ATGTCTGTATTTTGCTCTGACAATGAAATTATCAATAACACGATAAAAAGCTATCTTGGCCGAAAATTAAAGCAGTATGGCGACCTGAAATACGCCTACATGATCATGAACAAGAAGAACCCGTCTCAGGTTGTGATCATCTCAAATTACCCGCAGGAATGGGTTAATACCTATAAAGAAAATAATTATCAGCATATCGATCCGGTTATTTTAACGGCGATAAATAAAGTCTCGCCGTTCTCCTGGGAAGACAACATCGTTATTAACTCTAAGCTGAAGTTCTCCAAGATTTTTAATCTGTCAAAAGAGTACGACATTGTTAATGGCTACACCTTTGTCTTGCATGACAACAATAATAATCTGGCGGCGTTATCGATTATGTTTGAAGAACACGCGCCAACAGATATGGAAAATACTGTTGAGGAAAACAAAGACAAACTGCAAATGCTGCTCATCGCCGTTCATGAGAAAATCACCACGCTTTACAAAGAGATGGCGCAAAGCCCGCAGAGCAAAAAGCAAGGTGACAAAGAGATTTTCTCCCAGCGTGAAAACGAAATCCTTTACTGGGCCAGCATGGGAAAAACTTACCCAGAAATTGCGCTGATTCTGGATATCAAAATCAGCACCGTGAAATTTCATATTGGCAATGTGGTAAAAAAACTCGGCGTGCTGAATGCCAAACATGCCATTAGACTGGGCGTAGAATTACAGCTTATCAAGCCTGAACCCTTATAA
- a CDS encoding ABC transporter ATP-binding protein, whose product MNKNHTVITMQLSAWWHTYRQLERVTGSQSRLFRRCCLSLLAAAVAQGLALACLFPLLSVFTHAAASHEIAMWLAIMTILSLLTLVLRWYGQGFEYRGQLAAATHELRMRLGEQLRNMPLTTLQSARAGDINALLLGSVDENLNYMLAIVNQLLLAIVTPIVIALVMLLVEWRLGMSLLLIFPAIALLYRWRRPAFAHTMQALAEANQQTSADIVEYVQGLAVLRTSCQQAERTSALRQRFQHLQQIQTSAHRRGAKPGAVVASVVELGLQGVLIFGISGVVVGAWDIAIIAAMMVMVVRFSEPLATFVSYTAVLELINTALHRIDDLLAIEPLPVHQPVEMPTTYAITFEQVSFRYANEAEAVLDSVDIVLPEKGMTALVGPSGSGKTTITRLLMRHTDPQHGRVCIGGVDIRCIPTRELNKLISVVFQDVYLFDDSVLANIRMARPDASDAEVEQAADAAQCLAFIQRLPQGWQTRLGDIGGRLSGGERQRISIARALLKDAPIVILDEPTAALDTESELAVQRAIDRLVQDKTVIVIAHRLSTIVGAHRILVVENGGISQLGTHSELLHAEGRYRALWNAQQSISLR is encoded by the coding sequence ATGAACAAAAACCATACCGTCATAACGATGCAGTTATCCGCATGGTGGCACACGTATCGTCAGTTGGAGCGGGTGACGGGTTCACAGTCTCGGCTGTTCCGTCGGTGTTGCTTAAGTCTGCTGGCAGCGGCTGTTGCGCAGGGGCTGGCGCTGGCGTGCCTGTTTCCGCTGCTGTCTGTGTTCACCCACGCGGCGGCTTCCCACGAGATAGCGATGTGGCTGGCGATCATGACGATCCTAAGTCTGTTGACGCTGGTGCTGCGCTGGTATGGACAAGGGTTTGAATATCGCGGGCAGCTTGCGGCAGCGACCCATGAGCTGCGTATGCGTTTGGGGGAACAACTGCGGAACATGCCGTTAACCACGCTCCAGTCCGCGCGGGCGGGGGACATTAACGCGCTGCTGCTGGGCAGCGTGGATGAGAACCTGAACTATATGCTGGCGATAGTCAACCAACTGCTGCTGGCTATCGTAACGCCTATCGTGATAGCGCTCGTCATGCTGCTGGTGGAATGGCGATTAGGCATGAGTCTGCTGCTGATCTTTCCCGCCATCGCGCTGCTTTATCGCTGGAGGCGACCGGCATTTGCGCACACGATGCAGGCGCTGGCGGAGGCGAATCAGCAAACCAGCGCCGATATTGTGGAATATGTGCAGGGGCTTGCCGTCCTGAGAACCAGCTGTCAGCAGGCTGAACGCACGTCGGCACTGCGTCAGCGTTTTCAGCATCTACAGCAGATACAAACGTCGGCTCACCGCCGCGGTGCCAAACCCGGTGCGGTGGTCGCCAGCGTCGTGGAATTGGGCCTGCAAGGTGTGCTGATTTTTGGTATCAGCGGCGTTGTGGTGGGCGCGTGGGATATAGCCATCATCGCTGCGATGATGGTGATGGTGGTGCGGTTCTCTGAACCGCTAGCGACGTTTGTCAGCTATACGGCTGTGCTGGAATTGATTAATACGGCGCTGCATCGCATTGACGATCTGCTGGCGATTGAACCGCTTCCCGTACATCAGCCTGTCGAGATGCCGACAACGTATGCGATTACGTTCGAGCAAGTGAGTTTTCGCTATGCCAACGAGGCTGAGGCGGTGCTCGATAGCGTCGATATCGTGCTGCCGGAAAAGGGGATGACGGCGTTGGTCGGGCCGTCAGGCTCGGGGAAAACGACAATAACGCGACTGCTCATGCGCCATACGGATCCTCAACATGGACGCGTGTGTATCGGCGGCGTGGATATCCGCTGTATTCCAACGCGTGAATTGAACAAACTGATTTCCGTGGTGTTTCAGGATGTCTATCTGTTTGATGATTCAGTGCTGGCGAACATTCGGATGGCGCGGCCGGATGCCAGCGATGCCGAGGTTGAGCAGGCTGCGGACGCCGCGCAGTGTCTGGCATTTATTCAACGGTTGCCGCAGGGATGGCAAACACGGCTGGGTGATATCGGTGGCAGGTTATCCGGCGGTGAACGGCAGCGTATTTCGATTGCTCGGGCATTACTAAAGGACGCGCCGATTGTGATTCTGGACGAACCGACGGCGGCGTTGGATACCGAAAGTGAACTCGCCGTACAGCGGGCGATTGACAGGCTGGTTCAGGACAAGACGGTTATTGTCATCGCACATCGATTATCGACCATTGTGGGGGCACATCGAATTCTGGTTGTCGAGAATGGGGGGATTTCCCAGCTGGGAACACATAGTGAATTACTGCATGCTGAAGGCCGTTATCGCGCGTTGTGGAACGCACAGCAGTCTATTTCACTAAGGTGA
- a CDS encoding ABC transporter ATP-binding protein, with protein sequence MPHSAVERGSSAATPPSTSQNRAWHIMHPVRGQIRLAMCLSGLSVLAGIAFLLFLAWSIQLLIVQPASWPLLTIVGALLCLCASYLLRLLAFNQSHYAAFRLENQIRSALAEQLARIPLGEVQRLGTGSLAKIVQDDVKALHLFVADSTPLYARAFVAPLCTGALLFWLDWRLALAALLVLVIGAVVLRLAMRNAGEMNQRYNQAREDVSTAVIEFVQAMPVVRTFDTGASTFGRYQQALENYLDVLTRWYQQAGFSARFSFAVLNPLPTLLVLCWVAYGFYHAGELDFSLWVAVLLLGNGMAEAVMPMMALNHMVAKTRLSISRIQDVLALSPLPEAESDALPADASVSVEQVSFRYDQHASDWVLEDVSFQVPAGSVTALVGASGAGKTTVARLIPRFWDVTAGCILIGGVDIRQMKTATLMQQVSFVFQESFLFADTIANNIRLGLPEKSMEEVVAAATAAQAHDFIMALPQGYDTLAGERGQFLSGGQRQRIAIARALLHNRPILVLDEPTAFADPENEAALLAALGVLMQGKTVIMVAHRLSTIRDADQIVVFDRGRLSESGRHDVLLAAQGRYSELWRHYEQAQNWALGHAPCSTSLSNGQSGDRA encoded by the coding sequence ATGCCACATTCCGCTGTTGAGCGCGGTTCATCCGCTGCCACGCCGCCTTCTACGTCACAGAACCGAGCCTGGCACATTATGCATCCCGTAAGAGGGCAGATTCGTCTGGCGATGTGCCTGTCGGGGCTGTCGGTTCTGGCTGGCATCGCATTTCTGCTTTTTCTGGCGTGGAGTATCCAACTGCTGATCGTGCAACCCGCGTCATGGCCGCTGTTGACGATCGTCGGAGCGTTGCTGTGCCTGTGTGCCAGCTATCTGCTGCGTCTGCTGGCCTTTAATCAGTCTCACTACGCTGCGTTTCGGCTGGAGAATCAGATTCGCAGCGCGTTGGCGGAACAACTGGCGCGGATCCCGCTGGGTGAGGTGCAGCGTCTCGGCACCGGTTCGCTGGCGAAGATCGTGCAGGATGATGTCAAAGCGCTGCACCTGTTTGTGGCAGACAGCACGCCGCTCTATGCCCGTGCCTTCGTAGCACCGCTATGTACGGGCGCGTTGCTGTTTTGGCTGGACTGGCGTCTGGCACTGGCGGCCTTGCTGGTGCTGGTCATCGGAGCCGTGGTGTTGAGGTTGGCGATGCGCAATGCCGGCGAGATGAACCAGCGCTATAACCAGGCGCGGGAAGACGTCAGCACCGCGGTGATCGAATTTGTGCAGGCAATGCCGGTGGTGCGCACCTTCGATACGGGGGCCTCAACGTTTGGGCGCTACCAGCAGGCACTGGAAAATTATCTGGACGTGCTTACGCGCTGGTATCAGCAGGCAGGTTTCTCGGCGCGTTTCTCCTTCGCGGTGCTTAATCCGCTTCCAACGCTGCTGGTGCTGTGCTGGGTGGCCTACGGTTTCTATCACGCCGGCGAGCTTGATTTCAGCCTGTGGGTTGCCGTGCTACTGCTTGGTAATGGCATGGCGGAGGCCGTCATGCCGATGATGGCGCTGAACCATATGGTAGCGAAAACCCGATTGAGCATCAGCCGGATTCAGGACGTGCTGGCGTTGTCGCCGCTGCCGGAAGCGGAAAGTGATGCCTTGCCTGCCGATGCCAGCGTGAGCGTTGAGCAGGTCAGTTTCCGCTACGACCAGCACGCGAGTGACTGGGTACTGGAGGACGTTAGTTTTCAGGTGCCAGCCGGATCGGTCACGGCGCTGGTAGGGGCGTCTGGCGCAGGGAAAACCACCGTGGCGCGGCTCATTCCCCGCTTTTGGGATGTGACGGCCGGGTGCATTTTGATTGGCGGCGTTGATATCCGGCAGATGAAAACCGCCACGCTTATGCAGCAGGTGTCGTTTGTTTTTCAGGAATCCTTCCTGTTTGCGGACACCATCGCTAATAACATCCGGCTCGGCTTGCCTGAAAAAAGTATGGAAGAGGTGGTTGCCGCCGCGACGGCGGCGCAGGCGCACGATTTTATCATGGCGCTACCGCAGGGTTACGACACGCTGGCCGGTGAGCGTGGTCAGTTCCTGTCCGGCGGACAGCGCCAGCGTATCGCGATTGCGCGGGCGCTGTTGCATAACCGACCGATTCTGGTGCTGGATGAACCGACGGCGTTTGCCGACCCGGAAAACGAGGCGGCGCTGCTGGCAGCGCTTGGCGTCCTGATGCAGGGTAAAACGGTCATCATGGTGGCGCACCGCCTGTCGACGATCCGCGATGCTGACCAGATCGTGGTCTTCGACCGTGGAAGGCTGAGCGAATCGGGTCGTCATGACGTACTGCTGGCAGCACAAGGCCGCTATAGCGAACTGTGGCGACACTATGAGCAGGCGCAGAACTGGGCGCTAGGCCACGCACCGTGCAGCACATCGTTGAGCAACGGACAGTCGGGAGATCGCGCGTGA
- a CDS encoding helix-turn-helix transcriptional regulator, protein MNASPLKAESEPEVTLSNLIAELHVMRPDTGADCSLLRATLQEGLDILVWRGQFRQPTTMHLHDDWGRINFSCSLQGDSQFALKGDRGREHVLKQGAGCISYTPDCQGTSSYAGQFKSVTVSLSPELLASWVPDLTGNLQQQLDSGRLCTHCDCNAEMRATAQVLSHALSSLTHPQQAGENRHAPLWLLGQSMILVSLAVAGHADAVPQQDALSLADRQKLLRAKDLLLADLSQAPTIAMLSRETGLSVLKLKRGFRQLFNNSIYGLFQAERMHEARRRLFVTGAPVMVVATDLGYANASHFSAAFQKQFGVTPSAFKRLNI, encoded by the coding sequence TTGAATGCCTCCCCACTGAAAGCCGAAAGCGAGCCTGAAGTCACCCTTTCGAATTTGATCGCTGAACTGCACGTCATGCGGCCGGATACTGGTGCGGACTGTAGCCTGCTGCGCGCTACGCTTCAGGAAGGGCTGGATATTCTGGTGTGGCGCGGACAGTTCCGGCAGCCCACCACCATGCATTTGCACGACGACTGGGGACGCATCAATTTTTCCTGTTCGTTGCAGGGGGATTCACAATTTGCCCTGAAAGGCGATCGGGGACGGGAACATGTACTGAAGCAAGGGGCGGGTTGTATTAGCTATACCCCGGACTGTCAGGGTACGTCATCCTACGCCGGACAGTTTAAAAGCGTCACGGTGTCGCTGAGCCCTGAGTTACTGGCTAGCTGGGTGCCGGATCTCACCGGTAACCTGCAACAGCAGCTGGATTCCGGCCGGCTCTGCACCCACTGCGACTGCAATGCCGAAATGCGGGCAACCGCGCAAGTGTTAAGCCACGCGCTGTCCAGCCTGACGCACCCGCAGCAGGCCGGTGAAAACCGTCATGCGCCGCTGTGGTTACTGGGGCAAAGCATGATTCTGGTGAGTCTCGCCGTCGCCGGACATGCCGACGCGGTTCCCCAGCAAGACGCGCTCAGCCTGGCCGATCGCCAAAAGCTGCTGCGGGCCAAAGATCTGCTGCTGGCGGATCTGTCACAGGCTCCGACTATCGCCATGCTCTCCAGAGAAACCGGATTAAGCGTACTCAAGCTGAAACGTGGATTCCGTCAACTCTTCAATAACAGTATCTATGGGTTATTTCAGGCCGAACGTATGCACGAGGCGCGGCGTCGGCTGTTTGTCACAGGCGCGCCCGTCATGGTGGTCGCCACCGATCTGGGCTATGCCAACGCCAGCCACTTTAGCGCCGCCTTCCAAAAGCAGTTCGGCGTCACGCCTTCTGCTTTCAAACGCCTGAACATTTAG